Proteins from a genomic interval of Amycolatopsis sp. cg13:
- a CDS encoding acyl-CoA thioesterase — protein sequence MTPAYRYRHPVTLEETNLVGNVYFAHYVRWQGHCRERFLAEHAPDVLASLTDGFAVVTTGCGCEYFGELTAGDIVELRMTLTELDGHRVAMAFDYYRAEVAVPQLVARGHQSVACMTRGPAGLEPVPVPEQLRTALTPYLKIQ from the coding sequence ATGACCCCTGCTTACCGGTACCGCCATCCCGTGACCCTGGAGGAGACCAACCTGGTCGGCAACGTCTACTTCGCGCATTACGTTCGCTGGCAAGGACATTGCCGGGAACGTTTCCTCGCCGAGCACGCTCCGGACGTTCTCGCCTCGCTCACCGACGGGTTCGCCGTGGTCACTACCGGCTGCGGCTGCGAATACTTCGGCGAACTGACCGCCGGGGATATCGTCGAACTGCGCATGACCCTGACTGAGCTCGACGGTCACCGCGTCGCGATGGCGTTCGACTACTACCGGGCCGAGGTCGCGGTGCCGCAACTCGTCGCCCGCGGACATCAGTCGGTCGCCTGCATGACCCGCGGCCCCGCCGGACTCGAGCCGGTGCCGGTCCCCGAGCAACTCCGGACGGCCCTCACGCCGTACTTGAAAATCCAGTAG
- a CDS encoding SDR family NAD(P)-dependent oxidoreductase: MTRRESGEPIAIVGMACRYPDADDPAQLWETVLRQRRAFRLLPPGRLDLADYWSADASVPDRTYSTQAAVLADWEFDREAFRIPGSTFRAADPAHWLALETADRALADAGHPAGIGLDADRVAVVVGNSLTGEVTRARALRLRWPYVRDVLRATLDDVDLAAVEKRYLAAFPEVGDETLAGSLANTIAGRICNHFGFHGGGYTVDGACASSMLAVITACRALRDGGADFALAGGVDLSLDPFELVGFAKTGALAAEEMRIYDERSAGFWPGEGCGMLALARAEDAHAAGLPVYAEILGWGVSSDGRGGITRPEADGQLLALRRAGEMAGIEHAEIGLYEGHGTGTAVGDVVELTALNRARSEAASAAALGSVKANIGHTKAAAGVAGVVKAALSVSSGLLPPTTGCASPHPALGETLRVLRAPEPWPDGRRFAGVSAMGFGGINTHVVLGAPVRPRSVRSPVPARSTPEYDVIAVSGPDLARVAAELARIAEAAPRLSRAELHDLACEYGRRTPSGPVRAALVARTPAELASLATRAAAEMPSLTSGQLSTSPGFWLGNAVPGRVALLFPGQGASGAEPADTALAQPAVYRASRTALSRLEELGVTATVAIGHSLGELAALVWAGCLSADDGEQLAVERGRIMGAYGTSDTGMLAVATSAPEELCAGTDVVLAADNSAESQVLAGAVAELQAVAREAERHGFRVTWLPVSHGFHSPAMAACGAPWRKFLDGIELSPVRRTVMSTVYGRRLTEDDDLVELLVAQLCAPVQFRTAVQAVDADLFCEAGSGRALSTLAGQRIPTVSLDIGESGDRAAADSAAALFAAGAAANLVPRFAGRAARAIDLDREPEFLTNPCSVAPSEIPAPREAMDAAPARDTAATVTGLLAEATELDAALIGSDARLLADLNLSSLRATQLVVEAASALGRTLPSVSMAFADSSVGEVIAEIERLPETAEPGLEAPGVRPWLACFTETLVPAQPDPWRPTETVHLADPEDVEALLEAGQKALHHKALVVVTHGCAITGFFRSLHREHPDLGITLAQIPAHATDFSALHAEPGRFRELVLGEDGAWYEPREQLVAAVPAETPLGDQDVLLVSGGGKGIGYECAHALASATGLALAVLGRSHPETDELLQSNLDRLRADGIRVAYEAADVGDPDAVALAVEKLTAETGPVTALLHASGINEPARFADLTPDRIRAHLRPKVTGLRALLAAVPPESLKLLVTFGSVIGSAGMAGECHYALANGLLRAEARRLARELPDCRVLDIAWSAWSGAGMAERMGAAQALARSGATPIAVEEGTELFLRLLRTPSTSADVSVHGRFGEELPAGTSRFLQRIRAGHPGVELVADSTLSLRTDPWLDGHRVDGATLLPAVVGLEAMAQAASTVAGRALTTACDVRFDRPVVIPDTGEHVVRVCALREGDAVTAVLRCAESGFLTDHFSATFPLSPSENAAAPPEVPDRGQIEPTDLYDRLLFHAGQFRRVVAVAVPDPWSCRATITPNDAPWCTSVLGDPAAHDATVHVLQSCVPTRRLLPVACDRVDFNPRASGRWELRGTEQHAADGRYTWNVLATDAEGRPAVRWTGLRLADTGPLPTDWPPALLSVALTRTAVALGLDPSVRVSIGEPFAVDADSSCPVACAWEFVEPHEPPDPGLLRIISGPCDESSELLAARASTVARCLTQVSANPSEARLSGAYDGGWLVLTAGSARIASAVFTVDGYRLPVAIALLTVGGAA; encoded by the coding sequence ATGACCCGCCGCGAATCCGGCGAGCCGATCGCGATCGTCGGGATGGCCTGCCGTTACCCGGACGCGGACGATCCCGCGCAGCTGTGGGAAACCGTGCTCCGCCAACGCCGTGCGTTCCGGCTGCTGCCGCCGGGGCGGCTGGACCTCGCCGACTACTGGAGCGCCGACGCGAGCGTCCCGGACCGGACCTACAGCACCCAGGCCGCGGTGCTGGCCGATTGGGAGTTCGACCGGGAAGCGTTCCGGATCCCCGGCTCGACCTTCCGCGCCGCCGACCCCGCGCACTGGCTGGCGCTGGAGACTGCGGACCGCGCGCTGGCCGATGCAGGTCATCCCGCGGGCATCGGTTTGGACGCCGACCGGGTAGCCGTCGTCGTCGGCAACAGCTTGACCGGCGAAGTGACCCGCGCCCGGGCACTGCGGCTGCGCTGGCCCTACGTCCGCGACGTCCTGCGCGCGACGCTCGACGACGTGGACCTCGCGGCGGTCGAAAAGCGTTACTTGGCAGCGTTTCCCGAGGTCGGGGACGAGACGCTGGCCGGGAGTCTCGCCAACACCATCGCGGGCCGCATCTGCAACCACTTCGGCTTCCACGGCGGCGGGTACACAGTGGACGGTGCGTGTGCTTCGTCGATGCTCGCCGTGATCACCGCCTGCCGCGCCCTGCGGGACGGCGGAGCCGACTTCGCGCTGGCCGGGGGAGTGGACCTGTCGCTCGACCCGTTCGAACTGGTCGGATTCGCCAAGACCGGCGCGCTCGCCGCCGAGGAGATGCGGATCTACGACGAGCGTTCGGCGGGATTCTGGCCGGGCGAGGGCTGCGGGATGCTCGCGCTCGCCCGCGCCGAAGACGCCCATGCGGCGGGATTGCCGGTGTACGCGGAAATCCTCGGCTGGGGCGTTTCCTCGGACGGCCGCGGCGGCATCACCCGGCCCGAGGCGGACGGGCAGCTGCTCGCGCTGCGCCGGGCGGGCGAGATGGCCGGGATCGAGCACGCGGAGATCGGCCTGTACGAGGGACACGGCACCGGGACAGCGGTCGGCGATGTGGTGGAGCTGACCGCGTTGAACCGAGCGCGCTCCGAGGCCGCTTCGGCCGCCGCGCTCGGCTCGGTCAAGGCGAACATCGGGCACACGAAGGCGGCGGCCGGAGTCGCCGGGGTGGTCAAGGCCGCGCTGAGCGTGTCGTCCGGGCTTCTGCCGCCGACCACGGGCTGCGCGTCGCCGCACCCGGCGCTCGGGGAGACCCTGCGGGTGCTGCGTGCTCCGGAACCCTGGCCGGACGGTCGCCGGTTCGCCGGGGTGAGCGCGATGGGCTTCGGCGGCATCAACACCCACGTCGTGCTGGGCGCCCCAGTGCGGCCCCGATCGGTCCGGTCGCCGGTGCCAGCCCGGTCGACGCCGGAGTACGACGTCATCGCCGTCAGCGGGCCGGACCTTGCTCGCGTCGCGGCTGAACTGGCCCGGATCGCCGAGGCAGCGCCACGTCTGTCGCGAGCTGAGCTGCATGACCTCGCCTGCGAGTACGGACGCCGGACCCCATCCGGGCCGGTCCGGGCCGCGCTTGTCGCCCGAACCCCGGCCGAACTCGCCTCCCTCGCCACCCGCGCAGCGGCTGAGATGCCTTCGTTGACAAGCGGACAGCTCTCGACCTCACCGGGCTTCTGGCTCGGAAACGCCGTCCCGGGCCGGGTCGCGCTGCTGTTCCCCGGGCAGGGCGCGAGCGGCGCGGAACCGGCCGACACCGCGCTGGCCCAGCCCGCGGTCTACCGCGCGTCCCGGACAGCGCTGTCGCGGCTCGAGGAACTGGGCGTGACCGCCACCGTCGCGATCGGGCACAGCCTCGGCGAACTTGCCGCGCTCGTGTGGGCGGGCTGTCTGTCCGCGGACGACGGTGAACAACTGGCCGTCGAACGCGGCCGGATCATGGGCGCATACGGCACATCCGACACCGGGATGCTCGCGGTCGCGACGAGTGCGCCCGAGGAGCTCTGCGCAGGGACGGACGTTGTGCTCGCCGCCGACAACTCCGCCGAATCACAGGTGCTTGCCGGCGCGGTGGCCGAACTCCAAGCAGTGGCGCGCGAGGCCGAGCGGCACGGTTTCCGTGTCACGTGGCTTCCCGTTTCCCACGGTTTCCACAGCCCCGCTATGGCCGCCTGTGGCGCTCCGTGGCGCAAATTCCTCGACGGCATCGAACTTTCTCCGGTACGTCGCACGGTGATGTCCACTGTGTACGGTCGGCGCCTCACCGAGGACGACGACCTCGTGGAACTGCTCGTCGCCCAGCTCTGCGCGCCGGTGCAGTTCCGGACCGCGGTGCAGGCCGTCGACGCGGACTTGTTCTGCGAAGCGGGTTCCGGCCGTGCTCTGAGCACCCTGGCCGGTCAGCGGATCCCGACAGTCAGCCTGGACATCGGCGAATCCGGCGACCGCGCAGCCGCCGATTCCGCCGCCGCGCTGTTCGCCGCCGGTGCCGCGGCGAACCTCGTCCCCCGGTTCGCCGGACGGGCCGCGCGCGCCATCGACCTCGACCGCGAACCGGAGTTCCTGACGAACCCGTGTTCCGTGGCACCGTCGGAGATCCCCGCCCCGCGGGAGGCCATGGACGCCGCTCCGGCCCGCGACACCGCCGCGACGGTCACCGGCCTGCTCGCCGAGGCCACCGAACTCGACGCGGCACTGATCGGCTCCGACGCCCGCCTGCTCGCCGATCTCAACCTGAGTTCGCTGCGGGCGACCCAGCTCGTCGTCGAGGCGGCCTCGGCGCTCGGCCGGACGCTGCCGTCGGTGTCGATGGCGTTCGCCGACAGTTCGGTCGGCGAGGTGATCGCGGAAATCGAACGCCTCCCGGAGACCGCGGAACCCGGCCTGGAGGCACCGGGCGTGCGGCCGTGGCTCGCCTGTTTCACCGAGACACTGGTCCCGGCTCAGCCGGATCCTTGGCGGCCGACGGAAACCGTGCACCTGGCCGATCCCGAAGACGTCGAGGCACTGCTCGAAGCCGGGCAGAAAGCGTTGCACCACAAAGCACTCGTAGTGGTGACGCACGGCTGCGCGATCACCGGCTTCTTCCGCTCGCTGCACCGCGAACATCCCGACCTCGGCATCACCCTCGCCCAGATCCCCGCGCACGCCACAGACTTCTCCGCGCTCCATGCCGAACCCGGCCGATTCCGCGAACTGGTCCTGGGCGAGGACGGCGCCTGGTACGAACCCCGCGAGCAGCTTGTAGCCGCGGTGCCAGCTGAAACCCCACTCGGCGATCAAGACGTGCTCCTGGTCAGCGGCGGCGGCAAAGGCATCGGCTACGAATGCGCGCACGCACTGGCCAGCGCGACCGGCCTTGCCCTCGCCGTCCTCGGCCGCTCCCATCCGGAGACCGACGAACTCCTGCAGTCCAATCTGGACCGGCTCCGGGCGGACGGCATCCGCGTCGCCTACGAGGCCGCAGACGTCGGCGACCCCGATGCTGTCGCGCTCGCCGTCGAAAAGCTCACTGCCGAGACCGGGCCGGTGACCGCACTGCTGCACGCGAGCGGCATCAACGAACCGGCCCGGTTCGCCGACCTGACACCCGACCGGATCCGCGCGCACCTGCGCCCGAAGGTCACCGGGCTGCGCGCGTTGCTCGCGGCCGTCCCGCCTGAATCGCTGAAACTGCTGGTCACGTTCGGGTCAGTGATCGGGTCGGCCGGGATGGCGGGGGAGTGCCACTACGCGCTGGCCAACGGCCTCCTGCGCGCCGAAGCCCGGCGGCTCGCGCGAGAACTGCCGGACTGCCGGGTGCTCGACATCGCCTGGTCCGCGTGGTCAGGCGCCGGTATGGCCGAACGCATGGGCGCGGCGCAGGCTCTCGCCCGCTCCGGAGCTACACCGATCGCGGTCGAAGAGGGTACGGAGCTGTTCTTGCGCTTGTTGCGCACGCCGTCGACGTCCGCCGACGTGTCGGTGCACGGACGCTTCGGCGAGGAACTCCCGGCGGGAACGAGCCGGTTCCTGCAGCGGATCCGGGCAGGCCATCCCGGGGTCGAACTCGTCGCCGACTCGACGCTTTCCCTGCGCACAGACCCGTGGCTCGACGGCCATCGCGTCGACGGGGCGACCCTGCTGCCCGCCGTCGTCGGGCTGGAAGCCATGGCGCAGGCCGCTTCGACAGTCGCGGGCCGGGCGCTGACGACCGCCTGCGACGTCAGGTTCGACCGGCCGGTCGTCATCCCCGACACCGGCGAGCACGTTGTCCGGGTGTGCGCGTTGCGGGAGGGCGACGCCGTCACCGCCGTGCTGCGCTGCGCCGAATCAGGCTTCTTAACCGACCACTTCAGCGCCACTTTCCCTTTGTCCCCCTCGGAAAACGCAGCTGCGCCGCCGGAAGTTCCTGATCGCGGCCAGATCGAACCGACCGATCTCTACGACCGGCTGCTGTTCCACGCTGGACAGTTCCGCCGGGTCGTCGCGGTCGCGGTCCCAGACCCGTGGTCCTGCCGAGCCACGATCACTCCGAACGACGCTCCTTGGTGCACCTCGGTGCTCGGTGACCCAGCCGCCCACGACGCCACCGTGCACGTCCTGCAGTCCTGCGTGCCCACACGTCGGCTCCTGCCCGTCGCCTGCGACCGCGTCGACTTCAACCCGCGCGCGAGTGGTCGATGGGAACTCCGCGGCACCGAACAACACGCCGCCGACGGCCGCTACACCTGGAACGTCCTGGCCACCGACGCGGAAGGCCGGCCCGCCGTCCGATGGACCGGCCTGCGCCTGGCCGACACCGGACCCCTGCCCACCGACTGGCCGCCGGCTTTGCTGTCCGTGGCGCTCACCCGAACGGCCGTCGCACTCGGACTCGATCCGTCCGTGCGAGTGTCAATCGGCGAACCGTTCGCTGTGGACGCTGACAGCTCCTGCCCGGTCGCCTGCGCCTGGGAATTCGTCGAACCGCACGAGCCGCCGGATCCCGGACTGCTCCGGATCATTTCGGGCCCCTGCGACGAGTCGTCCGAACTTCTCGCCGCACGAGCCTCGACGGTCGCCCGATGCCTGACCCAGGTGAGCGCAAACCCCTCGGAGGCAAGGCTTTCCGGAGCATACGACGGTGGATGGCTAGTCCTCACCGCCGGGAGCGCGCGGATCGCCTCCGCCGTGTTCACTGTGGACGGATACCGGTTGCCCGTCGCGATCGCCCTGCTCACGGTCGGCGGTGCCGCATGA
- a CDS encoding winged helix-turn-helix transcriptional regulator, producing the protein MTTTARGERQYRQYCGLAAALDTVGERWTLLIVRELLLGPRRYTELLADLPGIGTNLLADRLKKLSAAGVVERSETGAGHAYRLGPLGEQLREPVLALSKWGIGLLGEPGADMVTRPHWALLAVQSMADASRLPEAAETYEFRVDEETFHLRIDHGTLTTARGPADSPVLSIRTDATTFVRIGAGALGPFEALATGKLTFSGDAEAVVRCSTVLGLMERPGPAAGE; encoded by the coding sequence GTGACGACCACCGCAAGAGGGGAGCGGCAGTACCGCCAGTACTGCGGGCTCGCCGCCGCTCTCGACACCGTCGGCGAACGCTGGACGCTGCTCATCGTGCGCGAGCTGCTGCTCGGCCCGCGCCGCTACACCGAGTTGCTCGCGGACCTGCCCGGCATCGGCACCAACCTCCTGGCGGATCGCCTCAAGAAGCTGAGCGCCGCCGGAGTCGTCGAGCGCTCCGAAACCGGTGCGGGACACGCGTACCGGCTCGGCCCGCTGGGCGAACAGCTGCGGGAACCGGTGCTGGCGCTGTCGAAGTGGGGCATCGGACTGCTGGGCGAACCCGGTGCCGACATGGTCACGCGGCCGCACTGGGCGCTGCTGGCCGTCCAGTCAATGGCAGACGCGAGCCGGTTGCCCGAGGCGGCGGAGACGTACGAATTCCGGGTGGACGAGGAGACCTTCCATCTGAGGATCGACCACGGCACACTGACCACGGCCCGCGGACCCGCCGATTCGCCGGTGCTGAGCATCCGCACCGACGCGACGACATTCGTCCGTATCGGCGCCGGTGCGCTCGGCCCGTTCGAGGCGCTGGCCACGGGGAAGCTGACGTTTTCCGGAGACGCGGAAGCAGTGGTCCGATGCTCGACGGTGCTGGGATTGATGGAACGGCCCGGTCCTGCGGCAGGCGAGTGA